Proteins from a single region of Punica granatum isolate Tunisia-2019 chromosome 8, ASM765513v2, whole genome shotgun sequence:
- the LOC116188041 gene encoding uncharacterized protein ycf45, with the protein MGTLSSDLLLIDVRTSWHSANHFPISTLISTVSSAFRRTRRGQRAIAASSRSHIPRSVRAPEIRRPSDRFLPGNGSVSSSPSTVSASRSVADSELEAFFELVPLRMRRELHRHEEIGQLIEVVMDLGRKPLARFPSGDWVISEEPISLEDLKHAISKVGEFSDDNRSGIDNSLHRISAIRNRKLQIIGLTCRVGRAMSGSAETFRDLVAGGGSILVVGPPGVGKTTLIREIARMLADDHKKRVVIVDTSNEIGGDGDVPHAGIGRARRMQVPNVHMQHNIMIEAVENHMPETIIIDEIGTELEALAASTIAQRGVQLVGTAHGVTIDNIIKNPSLQILVGGIESVTLGDEEARKRKVQKTILERKGPSTFTCAVEMISKTECRVHHRLDASVDAILAGKSPLIEIRQMHSEVNGSPKPMLLDEKTEEEEFELTNDEELSSDVDSDDDEVNYSRSKSKKRSSKQPSSKKSIPISVYTYKILEADLLQVAAVMGLEDMIDVTDDIGVADAILACSSELKENPWIRGVAKFHQLPIFAIKSNTMAQMVKAVRMILGMESYGRKSKLPPKKYLDVEIEEDAPKRKPSLEEIDALEEVRLAIEYIVIPGGEPVELLPRRSEIVARQLELVESYQLAVENSGTELNPRLQILPLRLNKKGSKVSKPSLSILKEMTKEPLIGGGSGATVARLPLLPE; encoded by the exons ATGGGAACCCTCAGCTCAGATTTGCTCCTCATCGATGTCAGAACCTCCTGGCACTCAGCTAACCACTTCCCCATCTCGACCCTCATCTCCACAGTCTCTTCGGCGTTCCGCCGGACACGTCGTGGGCAACGGGCAATTGCTGCGTCCTCGAGGTCGCATATCCCGCGATCGGTTCGGGCCCCGGAGATACGCAGGCCTTCGGATCGGTTCCTTCCGGGAAATGGGTCTGTCTCGAGTTCCCCGAGCACGGTCTCCGCGTCGAGGTCTGTGGCCGATTCGGAGCTCGAGGCGTTTTTTGAGCTGGTTCCTCTGAGGATGAGGAGGGAGCTGCATAGGCACGAGGAGATTGGGCAGTTGATTGAGGTGGTTATGGACTTGGGAAGGAAGCCTCTTGCCAGGTTCCCCTCTGGGGATTGGGTCATCTCCGAAGAGCCCATTTCGCTCGAAGACCTGAAGCACGCCATATCAAAG GTTGGTGAGTTTTCAGATGACAATCGATCTGGCATTGATAATTCCTTGCACCGAATAAGTGCCATTCGCAATCGAAAATTGCAAATTATCGGCCTCACCTGTCGGGTAGGGAGGGCCATGTCTGGAAGTGCCGAGACTTTCCGTGACTTGGTCGCAGGGGGAGGTTCCATCTTGGTCGTTGGCCCCCCTGGAGTCGGCAAAACCACCTTGATCAG AGAGATCGCTAGAATGTTAGCAGATGACCACAAGAAGCGTGTTGTCATAGTGGATACATCTAACGAGATTGGTGGTGATGGAGATGTTCCTCACGCAGGAATTGGTCGAGCGAGGAGGATGCAAGTGCCCAATGTTCATATGCAACATAAT ATTATGATTGAAGCTGTTGAAAATCACATGCCAGAGACCATTATCATCGATGAGATTGGGACTGAACTCGAAGCATTAGCTGCTAGCACGATTGCTCAGAGAGGAGTTCAACTCGTGGGAACAGCTCATGGAGTTACCATAGATAACATCATTAAGAACCCTTCTCTGCAGATCCTTGTTGGTGGTATTGAG AGTGTGACTCTTGGTGATGAGGAAGCACGGAAAAGGAAAGTTCAGAAGACAATTCTAGAGAGAAAAGGGCCTTCAACATTTACTTGTGCAGTTGAGATGATATCAAAGACAGAGTGCCGGGTGCATCACCGGTTAGATGCAAGTGTTGATGCTATTTTAGCAG GAAAATCTCCTTTGATTGAAATTCGGCAGATGCATTCTGAAGTTAATGGCTCTCCAAAGCCTATGTTACTTGACGAAAAGACTGAGGAAGAAGAGTTTGAGTTGACTAATGATGAAGAGTTAAGCAGCGACGTAGACTCCGATGATGATGAGGTGAATTATTCTCGGAGTAAGTCCAAGAAACGGAGCAGTAAACAGCCTTCGAGCAAAAAGAGCATCCCGATATCTGTATATACTTATAAG ATTCTTGAAGCCGACCTGCTACAAGTGGCTGCCGTAATGGGGCTCGAGGATATGATAGATGTTACTGATGACATTGGAGTAGCAGATGCTATTCTTGCTTGCAGTTCTGAATTGAAGGAAAATCCATGGATACGAGGTGTCGCTAAATTCCATCAGTTGCCCATATTTGCTATTAAG TCAAATACTATGGCACAGATGGTCAAGGCCGTTCGCATGATTCTTGGAATGGAATCATATGGAAGAAAATCGAAGCTTCCTCCTAAGAAGTACTTAGATGttgaaattgaagaagatgcCCCTAAAAGGAAACCGTCCTTGGAAGAGATTGATGCATTAGAG GAGGTTCGACTTGCAATCGAGTACATCGTGATTCCCGGAGGAGAGCCAGTGGAGCTTCTCCCCAGGCGCTCAGAAATAGTTGCTCGGCAGCTTGAGCTTGTGGAAAGCTACCAGCTAGCTGTGGAAAATTCTGGAACCGAGCTTAACCCGAGATTGCAGATACTTCCCCTGAGGCTAAACAAGAAGGGCTCAAAGGTCTCGAAGCCTAGCTTGAGCATACTGAAAGAGATGACCAAAGAACCGCTGATTGGTGGTGGCAGCGGAGCCACAGTTGCACGGCTGCCTCTTCTTCCCGAGTGA
- the LOC116188044 gene encoding probable cysteine protease RD19D, translating to MGLNAVFMQTYIGGVSCPLICGKRWVNHGVLLVGYGSKGFSVLRLGKQPYWIIKNSWGKRWGEHGYYRLCRGHGMCRMNTMVYAVVMQIS from the coding sequence ATGGGGCTAAATGCAGTGTTCATGCAAACCTACATCGGTGGGGTCTCGTGCCCGCTCATATGCGGGAAGAGATGGGTCAACCACGGGGTGCTGCTCGTGGGCTATGGTTCGAAAGGGTTCTCCGTATTGAGGCTCGGGAAGCAGCCCTACTGGATCATAAAGAACTCATGGGGTAAGAGGTGGGGCGAGCATGGTTATTACCGGCTGTGCCGGGGACATGGGATGTGCAGGATGAACACAATGGTCTATGCCGTCGTGATGCAGATCTCATAG
- the LOC116188042 gene encoding probable cysteine protease RD19D yields the protein MIGSTSCRGLSLILALGLAMLVGISANLHDDTILQVTEDPLSLFRSRRFSPGQTVLGLLRSGAAERHFRAFVEEYGKSYSTQQEYLRRLEIFARNLVRAAEHQAADPTAVHGVTQFSDLTEDEFERLYTGVRGGTSGGGRGGLEGLEQAGVAVEAGDLPEDFDWREKGAVTEVKMQGSCGACWAFSTTGAVEGANFISTGKLLNLSEQQLVDCDNMCDLSDKSACDNGCHGGLMTNAYRYLIEAGGLEEESAYPYTGKRGECQFKQENIAVKVANFTNLPIDEVQIAAHLVRHGPLTVGLNAVFMQTYIGGVSCPFICGKRWVNHGVLLVGYGSKGFSVLRLGKQPYWVIKNSWGKRWGEHGYYRLCRGHGMCGMNTMVSAVVTQIS from the exons ATGATAGGATCCACGAGCTGCCGTGGACTCTCTCTGATCTTGGCTCTTGGTCTGGCAATGCTCGTCGGGATCTCGGCTAATCTCCATGATGATACCATACTCCAAGTCACGGAAGATCCCTTGTCGCTCTTCCGCAGCCGCAGGTTCTCGCCTGGCCAGACGGTCCTCGGCCTCCTCCGCAGCGGCGCTGCCGAGAGGCACTTCCGGGCCTTCGTAGAGGAGTACGGCAAGAGCTACTCAACCCAGCAGGAGTATCTTCGCCGCCTGGAGATCTTCGCCAGGAACCTGGTGAGGGCTGCCGAGCATCAGGCAGCGGACCCGACAGCAGTCCACGGCGTAACGCAGTTCTCAGACTTGACGGAGGATGAATTCGAGCGGCTGTATACTGGCGTCCGAGGCGGCACCtcaggaggaggaagagggggACTTGAGGGATTAGAGCAGGCCGGTGTGGCTGTGGAGGCTGGGGATTTGCCGGAGGATTTCGACTGGAGAGAGAAGGGAGCTGTTACAGAGGTCAAGATGCAG GGTTCTTGTGGGGCATGCTGGGCTTTCAGCACGACAGGAGCAGTTGAAGGAGCCAACTTCATCTCGACCGGGAAGCTTCTAAACCTTAGCGAGCAGCAGCTAGTCGACTGCGATAATAtg TGTGACTTATCGGACAAGAGCGCATGCGACAACGGGTGCCACGGAGGTCTTATGACAAACGCCTACAGGTACTTGATTGAGGCAGGTGGGTTGGAGGAGGAAAGCGCTTACCCTTATACCGGGAAGCGCGGAGAGTGCCAATTCAAGCAAGAGAATATAGCTGTTAAGGTCGCAAATTTCACCAACCTCCCCATCGACGAGGTTCAGATTGCTGCACACTTGGTCCGACACGGCCCCCTCACCG TGGGGCTAAATGCAGTGTTCATGCAAACCTACATCGGTGGGGTCTCGTGCCCGTTCATATGCGGGAAGAGATGGGTCAACCACGGGGTGCTGCTCGTGGGCTATGGTTCGAAAGGGTTCTCCGTATTGAGGCTCGGGAAGCAGCCCTACTGGGTCATAAAGAACTCATGGGGTAAGAGGTGGGGCGAGCATGGTTATTACCGGCTGTGCCGGGGACATGGGATGTGCGGGATGAACACAATGGTCTCTGCCGTCGTGACGCAGATCTCATAG
- the LOC116188043 gene encoding uncharacterized protein LOC116188043 — protein sequence MADPKRIDVPNAGEAGEKTDSADGDKKYLDKVLDDLVSLNGLFTAAVFIGLSFAEPGRVHSLEDRPECDPDIEIRKRMVHCEIASFSCFLFFGFMAKTAKIFFYRSKKNDREKPEKNGRILVLFYLSIYGTMCGCFCLLVAMVDVIQVKVGRLSCKSTRAFTAVIMLCVPTVAGMGTYFLAVTHGVAREVNNWRRLRHGSRAKRTDHDAGRT from the exons ATGGCTGATCCAAAAAG gaTCGATGTTCCAAACGCCGGGGAAGCTGGTGAGAAGACTGATAGCGCAGATGGGGACAAGAAGTACCTCGATAAGGTATTGGATGATCTAGTCAGCTTGAATGGGTTGTTCACGGCAGCGGTGTTCATAGGGCTGTCTTTTGCCGAGCCCGGTAGAGTCCACAGTCTAGAAGACCGGCCCGAGTGCGATCCCGACATCGAAATCCGGAAGAGAATGGTGCACTGCGAGATCGCGTCCTTCAGCTGCTTCCTCTTCTTTG GATTTATGGCGAAGACAGCGAAGATCTTCTTCTACAGATCTAAGAAGAACGACCGGGAGAAACCCGAAAAAAATGGGCGGATTCTAGTGCTGTTTTATCTGTCGATCTACGGGACGATGTGTGGTTGTTTCTGCCTCCTGGTTGCGATGGTGGACGTCATCCAAGTTAAGGTCGGGAGGCTCTCCTGCAAGAGCACAAGAGCTTTCACCGCGGTTATCATGCTCTGTGTTCCGACAGTAGCAGGTATGGGGACATATTTTTTGGCCGTCACACATGGTGTTGCGAGAGAAGTAAACAATTGGCGACGGTTGCGTCACGGCAGCAGAGCGAAACGGACGGATCATGACGCGGGGCGAACATAG
- the LOC116188048 gene encoding exocyst complex component SEC8 produces MSIFDGLPVSREKAYIREELARIDESWAAARFDSLPHVVHILTSKDREGEIQILREQSDVIEEVVDGVVQSYHSGFNKAIQNYSQILRLFSESAEAIGVLKVDLAEAKKHLGARNKQLHQLWYRSVTLRHIIALLDQIENIAKVPGRIEKLTAEKQYYASVQLYVQSTWMLEREGLQTVGALQDVRSELTKLRGVLFYKVLDDLHTHLYNNGEYSSSASIHDKDEEIPTTTAIALSSSSHPVSRRTRLLKNESQLGGQGYVDGSFRSASIDGGSSYDGHEDDGALELHDEASLDGHHASIRVNGVDGVKIVSRQIPTWLSQANPDEFLEAIKKSDAPLHVKYLQTMVECLCMLGKVAAAGAIICQRLRSTIHDIIMSKIKAHAAQVNSSSPSIGQAGQSAATGLHLMKGPLESYQLSKQKRQNGTLPAGTLLAVSPVSPVMAPAGKAQSAAKELLDSILDTIVRIFENHVIVGELLESKAAHHSDINTPKSVPADANWNPDSEGSQVTGGYSIGFSLTVLQSECQQLICEILRATPEAASADAAVQTARLASKAPSKDKRDGSEDGLTFAFRFTDATLSVPNQGSDLIRQGWNRRSSNVLQEGYGSAAVLPEQGIYLTASVYRPVLQFTDKVASMLPQKYSQLGNDGLLSFVENFVKDHFLPTMFVDYRKGVQQAISSPAAFRPRAHAAATYTPLIEKGRPVLQGLLAIDFLAREVIGWAQAMPKFAGELVKYVQTFLERTYERCRTSYMEAVLEKQSYMLIGRHDIEKLMRLDPSSACLPDSLDRSSMNNNTGDAETAEIELELSDILLSLRPIKQENLIRDDNKLILLASLSDSLKYVADSIERLGQTAVRSSNQVEEEGKNRRQPHSRTGSALCRELASFADEYRKLAVDCLKVLRIEMQLETIFHMQEMNSREYVDDQDAEEPDDFIISLTAQITRRDEEMAPFVAAAKRNYIFGGICSIAANASIKALADMKSINLFGVQQICRNTIALEQALAGIPSIDSESVQQRLDRVRTYYELLNMPFEALLAFLTEHEHFFTSAEYSNLLKVQVPGREIPFDAQDRVSDILSA; encoded by the exons ATGTCTATCTTCGATGGATTGCCTGTTTCTCGAGAAAAGGCG TATATAAGGGAAGAGCTTGCAAGAATAGATGAGAGTTGGGCGGCCGCCAGATTTGACTCATTACCTCATGTTGTTCACATTTTGACATCCAAAGATCGTGAGGGTGAAATTCAAATATTAAGGGAGCAGAGTGATGTCATTGAGGAGGTTGTCGATGGAGTGGTCCAATCATATCATAGTGGCTTCAATAAAGCGATTCAGAATTATTCACAG ATTTTGCGATTATTCAGTGAGTCAGCGGAAGCTATTGGTGTACTGAAGGTTGATTTGGCTGAAGCAAAGAAGCATCTTGGTGCCCGCAATAAGCAATTGCATCAGCTGTGGTATCGATCGGTCACACTACGCCACATCATTGCTCTGTTAGATCAGATTGAGAATATCGCCAAG GTTCCAGGTAGAATTGAGAAGCTGACAGCTGAAAAACAATATTATGCTTCAGTGCAATTGTACGTTCAATCTACATGGATGCTTGAGCGAGAGGGTCTTCAAAcg GTGGGTGCTCTTCAAGATGTTCGATCTGAGTTAACAAAGCTGCGAGGAGTTCTTTTCTATAAAGTCTTGGATGACTTGCACACACATCTTTACAACAATGGAGAATACAG CTCATCTGCCTCCATACATGATAAAGATGAGGAAATTCCGACAACTACAGCTATTGCTCTTTCAAGCAGTTCACACCCAGTTTCCCGAAGAACTCGGCTTCTGAAGAATGAGAGCCAACTTGGTGGCCAGGGATATGTGGATGGATCATTTAGGTCGGCTTCCATTGATGGAGG GTCATCATATGATGGTCATGAAGATGATGGTGCTCTTGAACTTCATGATGAGGCCAGCCTGGATGGACATCATGCATCAATCAGAGTTAATGGGGTTGATGGTGTGAAAATTGTTTCTCGGCAGATTCCGACCTGGCTTTCTCAGGCAAATCCAGATGAATTTTTG gAAGCAATCAAAAAGAGTGATGCTCCACTTCATGTGAAGTATTTGCAGACAATGGTTGAGTGTCTTTGCATGCTTGGTAAAGTTGCAGCTGCTGGTGCAATTATATG CCAAAGACTGCGGTCTACAATTCATGACATTATAATGTCCAAGATCAAAGCTCATGCGGCACAAGTAAATTCTTCGAGCCCTTCCATTGGTCAGGCAGGCCAAAGTGCTGCTACTGGACTGCACTTGATGAAGGGACCCTTGGAAAGCTATCAACTCTCAAAGCAGAAGCGTCAAAATGGAACATTGCCGGCTGGGACTCTATTGGCTGTGAGTCCGGTATCTCCTGTGATGGCTCCGGCTGGGAAAGCTCAATCTGCAGCTAAAGAGCTTCTTGACTCTATTCTAGATACTATCGTTCGGATATTTG AAAATCATGTTATCGTTGGCGAACTTTTGGAGTCGAAAGCGGCACATCATAGTGACATAAATACCCCGAAGTCAGTGCCAGCAGATGCAAATTGGAATCCTGATTCTGAGGGATCTCAAGTCACTGGGGGCTACAGTATTGGCTTTTCCTTGACAGTTTTGCAG AGTGAATGCCAACAACTCATATGCGAAATTCTTCGGGCTACTCCTGAAGCTGCATCTGCCGATGCTGCAGTTCAAACAGCTAGACTTGCAAGCAAGGCCCCATCCAAAGATAAGAG GGATGGGTCAGAAGATGGTCTCACGTTTGCTTTCCGCTTTACAGATGCTACTTTATCTGTTCCCAACCAGG GTTCTGATCTTATTCGGCAAGGATGGAATAGGAGGAGCTCCAATGTGTTACAAGAAGGGTATGGATCTGCCGCTGTGCTGCCTGAGCAAGGAATATATTTAACAGCATCAGTGTATCGACCTGTTCTTCAG TTTACAGATAAGGTTGCATCTATGCTGCCACAAAAGTATTCTCAGCTGGG GAACGATGGATTGCTGTCTTTTGTGGAGAACTTTGTCAAGGACCATTTCCTTCCAACCATGTTTGTAGATTACCGAAAAGGTGTACAGCAAGCTATATCAA GTCCAGCTGCATTTCGACCACGGGCGCATGCTGCTGCTACGTATACTCCATTAATTGAGAAGGGTCGACCTGTACTACAGGGGCTTCTTGCAATAGACTTTCTAGCAAGAGAA GTAATTGGCTGGGCACAGGCTATGCCTAAATTTGCTGGTGAGCTTGTGAAGTATGTTCAAACTTTTCTTGAGCGAACATATGAAAGATGCCGGACTTCATACATGGAG GCTGTTCTAGAGAAGCAGAGCTACATGCTTATTGGAAGACATGACATTGAGAAGCTGATGCGACTAGATCCCTCGAGTGCTTGCTTGCCAGATTCACTTGATCGGTCAAGTATGAATAATAATACTGGTGATGCTGAAACTGCTGAAATTGAATTGGAACTAAGTGACATATTATTGAGCTTGCGGCCAATTAAGCAG GAAAATTTAATTCGTGATGATAACAAACTCATATTACTAGCGTCCCTGAGTGATTCATTGAAATATGTCGCAGATTCCATTGAAAG GCTGGGGCAAACAGCTGTAAGATCATCGAATCAAGTGGAAGAGGAAGGAAAGAATAGGAGACAGCCGCATTCACGAACAGGCAGTGCACTTTGCAGGGAGCTGGCATCATTCGCAGATGAATATAGGAAACTTGCAGTTGATTGCCTGAAAGTGTTGCGCATTGAGATGCAGCTGGAAACTATTTTTCATATGCAG GAAATGAATAGTAGGGAATACGTGGATGACCAAGATGCAGAAGAGCCAGATGACTTCATAATTTCACTAACTGCACAG ATTACACGTCGGGATGAGGAAATGGCGCCTTTTGTTGCAGCGGCCAAGAGAAATTACATATTTGGTGGAATTTGTAGCATTGCTGCAAATGCGTCTATCAAG GCTTTAGCTGATATGAAATCAATCAACCTTTTTGGGGTTCAGCAGATTTGTCGGAATACTATTGCTCTGGAGCAG GCTCTTGCAGGTATTCCATCTATTGATAGTGAATCCGTGCAACAGAGATTAGATCGTGTCAGGACATATTATGAGCTTCTTAATATGCCGTTTGAG GCACTCCTCGCTTTCTTAACAGAGCACGAACATTTCTTTACGTCTGCGGA GTACTCGAATCTTCTGAAGGTCCAGGTCCCAGGAAGAGAGATCCCTTTCGACGCACAAGATCGGGTGTCCGACATATTATCTGCATAG
- the LOC116188045 gene encoding uncharacterized protein LOC116188045 isoform X1 — MADPKRIGVLNTGEAGEKTESADGEKKYLDKVLDDLVSLNGLFTVAVFMGLSFAEPGIVHSLEDRPECDPDIEIRKRMVQFEIASFGCFLFSGFMAKTVKIFFYIYQKNDWEKPEKNGRILMLFYLSIYGTMCGCVCLLVAMVDVIQVKLGKLACKSTNAFITVIILCILIIAGVGTYFSAVTYGVGREVNNWRQSRHGSKAKPMDQVAGRI, encoded by the exons ATGGCTGATCCAAAAAG gaTCGGTGTTCTAAACACCGGAGAAGCTGGTGAGAAGACTGAGAGCGcagatggggagaagaagtACCTCGATAAGGTATTGGATGATCTAGTCAGCTTGAATGGGTTGTTCACGGTGGCGGTGTTCATGGGGCTGTCTTTCGCCGAGCCAGGTATAGTCCACAGTCTGGAAGACCGCCCCGAGTGCGATCCCGACATTGAAATCCGGAAGAGAATGGTGCAATTCGAGATCGCGTCCTTCGGCTGCTTCCTCTTCTCTG GATTTATGGCGAAGACAGTGAAGATCTTCTTCTACATATATCAGAAGAACGACTGGGAGAAACCCGAAAAAAATGGGCGGATTCTAATGCTGTTTTATCTGTCGATATACGGGACGATGTGTGGTTGTGTCTGCCTCCTGGTTGCAATGGTGGACGTCATCCAAGTTAAGCTCGGGAAGCTCGCCTGCAAGAGCACAAATGCTTTCATCACGGTTATTATTCTCTGTATTCTGATAATAGCAGGTGTCGGGACATATTTTTCGGCTGTCACATATGGTGttgggagagaagtaaacaaCTGGCGACAGTCGCGTCATGGCAGCAAAGCGAAACCAATGGATCAGGTGGCGGGGCGAATATAG
- the LOC116188045 gene encoding uncharacterized protein LOC116188045 isoform X2 has product MADPKRIGVLNTGEAGEKTESADGEKKYLDKVLDDLVSLNGLFTVAVFMGLSFAEPGFMAKTVKIFFYIYQKNDWEKPEKNGRILMLFYLSIYGTMCGCVCLLVAMVDVIQVKLGKLACKSTNAFITVIILCILIIAGVGTYFSAVTYGVGREVNNWRQSRHGSKAKPMDQVAGRI; this is encoded by the exons ATGGCTGATCCAAAAAG gaTCGGTGTTCTAAACACCGGAGAAGCTGGTGAGAAGACTGAGAGCGcagatggggagaagaagtACCTCGATAAGGTATTGGATGATCTAGTCAGCTTGAATGGGTTGTTCACGGTGGCGGTGTTCATGGGGCTGTCTTTCGCCGAGCCAG GATTTATGGCGAAGACAGTGAAGATCTTCTTCTACATATATCAGAAGAACGACTGGGAGAAACCCGAAAAAAATGGGCGGATTCTAATGCTGTTTTATCTGTCGATATACGGGACGATGTGTGGTTGTGTCTGCCTCCTGGTTGCAATGGTGGACGTCATCCAAGTTAAGCTCGGGAAGCTCGCCTGCAAGAGCACAAATGCTTTCATCACGGTTATTATTCTCTGTATTCTGATAATAGCAGGTGTCGGGACATATTTTTCGGCTGTCACATATGGTGttgggagagaagtaaacaaCTGGCGACAGTCGCGTCATGGCAGCAAAGCGAAACCAATGGATCAGGTGGCGGGGCGAATATAG
- the LOC116188047 gene encoding uncharacterized protein ycf45-like: protein FYNNPVKLRGIDASLNRQLYPGQPSSAETFRDLVAGGGSILVVGPPGVGKTTLIREIARMLADDHKKRVVIADTSNQIGGDGDVPHAGIGRARRTQVSNVHMQHNIMIEAVENDMPETIIIDEIGTELEALAASTIAQRGVQLVGTAHGVTIDNIIKNPSLQILLGGIESGTLGDEEARKRKVQKTILERKGPPTFTCAVEMISKTECRVHHRLDASAGCYFCRKISFD, encoded by the exons TTTTATAACAATCCCGTGAAGCTACGGGGAATCGATGCTAGCTTGAACCGGCAATTGTATCCCGGGCAACCTTCGAGTGCCGAAACTTTCCGCGACTTGGTCGCAGGGGGAGGTTCCATCTTGGTCGTGGGGCCTCCTGGAGTCGGCAAAACCACCTTGATCAG AGAGATCGCTAGAATGTTAGCAGATGACCACAAGAAGCGTGTTGTCATAGCGGATACATCTAACCAGATTGGTGGTGATGGAGATGTTCCTCACGCAGGAATTGGTCGAGCGAGGAGGACGCAAGTGTCCAATGTTCATATGCAACATAAT ATTATGATTGAAGCTGTTGAAAATGACATGCCAGAGACCATAATCATCGATGAGATTGGGACTGAACTCGAAGCATTAGCTGCTAGCACGATTGCCCAGAGAGGAGTTCAACTCGTGGGAACAGCTCATGGAGTTACCATAGATAACATCATTAAGAACCCTTCTCTGCAGATCCTTCTTGGTGGTATTGAG AGTGGGACTCTTGGTGATGAGGAAGCACGGAAAAGGAAAGTACAGAAGACAATTCTAGAGCGAAAAGGGCCCCCAACATTTACTTGTGCAGTTGAGATGATATCAAAGACAGAGTGCCGTGTGCATCACCGGTTAGATGCGAGTGCTGGATGCTATTTCTGCAG GAAGATCTCCTTTGATTGA